Part of the Nicotiana sylvestris chromosome 5, ASM39365v2, whole genome shotgun sequence genome is shown below.
tctatgtatgttccccgatgttcgTTTGCCACTTGGTTTCAAGaatcccaaatttgaaaagtataatggacatggagaccccatagcccacttgaaaaggtattgcaatcaactaagaggtgccGGAGGAAATGAAAAATTTCTGATGATTTATTTTAGGGAAAGCCTTACGGGTATAGCCTCTGAATGGTTTATGGGTCAAGACACATCTTGCTGGTATGTTTCGGATGACATGGcccaggcctttgtcaaacagatccaatataacattgacaTTGCCCCGGACCGTAATTCCCTTTCAAATCTGAAGAAGAAActaactgaaagtttcagggaatatgccattaaatggagagaacatgcagctagagttaagccacccatggatgaccacgaactaatcactgtcttccttcaggctcaagagcctgattactttcaaaacatgatgttcgcagttggaaaatcattctcggaagcaatcaaaatgggagaaatggtagagaatggccttaagacaggcaaaattataagtcaagcagctctcaaagctgcaactcaggctgtccaaattgaatctggtaaTATTAGTGGAACggtgagaaggttgaagaaatcatgatgacatcaaggtcgagaagaggtcctagaagAACATCTCGAAGGCATGACCAGCCTCGTTTGTTTTTGATAATTCCCCTGAGAAGCCGCAATACTCTGTTGCTCCACCctagtatgttgtccagccaccaagacaccccagaaggatagcaccagcaccgcaaaatctcctccagcctccacaaaatttccAAGTGCCccataacccacatccaagccaggtgTATAGAGgtaaacaaaggttgaaagataattttacatcgataggagagtcctatgcaagcttgtttgagaaattaaagcattatgacctgattgcacctattcctccgaATCATGTGGACTGGCGTGCAAGAATCTTTGATCCTTCTAAAAGTGTGAATATCATTCCAATGcctaggggcacaatgttgaaagttgtcgggatttgaaaagagagatagaaagaatgattcaagaaggataattgtggtccaggacagtgacacccagaatttCGCACAGAATCCTTTatctgcacatgatgatgcacactttgtgagGAAGATGCAtggtgacagggagtatgagaatcctcttgggaacttgctgactgaagttaatgatattgagattggtgaaggtcctagtaattttgatgtgcaacCTAATGGCTAAGATGTAgagcttggtgattggaaagacactcctttccTGGCTAGCCAttgaggagttttggtggttttattttgttgtcatttctgttgtccgggttatttcagggttgtaatccggatattgtcttgtggctcaaactCTTCTTCCTCTTATTTTCCTAGTTCGTTTAGTGGTAGTAACTTGTCTAGTGTTATCTaggattgttccagggttgtaacacatgtctattttgcttgttttgttcaaacccgtttcaccatctgtctaatgcaatctcttaatttctgttagttctagtcagtttttgtttaggtcactttttcttttatagttcttttcatgctgactctagtgacataaTGCACGCATAATTCACAGTCTGATTttgaaagttagtctaatcatgaagcaatgacacAGTTTTTGACAAAAGAATGCATTTgaggaaacaagtaaagattcacGCATTCTGAGATAACCTGAagaattgagtgaaactgaggCAATTAGTGTGGGAAATCAAGAGGTTGATTAGAACATACAACAGGGGAATGTCTCTCAAGCAATTTGAGGTAGATCAGTCAGTGCTGAAATGCACTCTTCCACATCAAGATAAGTTTGAATCAAGTCTGCTTCGAACTGGCAAGGATCATTCATTGGGACAAAAGTATTGCCCATAGcatgttttgtttgtgtcgatgTCGTCAATaggtactatgtatgatttctttacttATCTTCAATTGCATGCTTGTACCTGGCATTTTTAAAGTTTGGTATGACGAatgcattttattctgctacccaaacacttttatcttttgctaccccttttgagccctaatttttgtttcatacccctcttttggaattagaaatagaattaagaactagaaaaggaaaaggaaaagagaaaaagaagaagaaaaaagaaaagagaaaaagaagaagaaaaagaaaaaaataaaaaaagagaaaaggaaaaagaaaaaagaaaaggaaaagaaaaaaataccaaCTTTGtttgaactacattcgacctgattcttgtcaccacaagatacgtaggcagccttacggtttggtcacataaaataaaatatttcataatctccgaagtcaagagtggggcagtttttcttagaaatcccatcaaaacaaaaaaaaaagtaaaaaaagaaaaatccccaaactctaagaaattggggcagaagttttaattttgccaaaagatctgattccaaaagttgtaattttgaaccctttcatcttaaattattttgagcgttcatgccaccctttctttccaaccttgtccaaaaacctacattacggtccaaagaaagacctttcgaccaatatttgaggatgccaaatcaagtgtgtggtgaaagtatgatcttcttgcatcatgggtaatacctttgttctcagcacaaagagagaaaatgataaaatgagagagtcttatcagtgaaaaccctcATGAGAACCGTAAGGCGGCGGCGAGTTGAGGAAAAGAgcaaaaaatgagagaggcttgatggtgaaaacccttcagggcactacaagtcaacCGGGGATTGTGGATCAGATGGGACAATTGAAGcgctgaagcccagtttcacagcgaagaggtacaacaagagttgaatattagacttgcttgagagattaggccacttaatccaaatgTGCCTATCATGGTCATTAGAATTGGTATCTACATCTGATACGTTTCTAtattgtaattttcttgttaggtatcacctctttcccttgtcccttattttgttcctcttgttttgtttgagttccctcttgagtctgtttggtcagaataagtgagaaatgacttcaaaatttgctaccagcttcccaattgcacaaaacgaatTTGGCTACCACATCAGAGTGGCATAAGTTAGGGAAAAGTGGTATGCGCActaagttggtaacaatcaacatgctttgagattcatgtgaaatgcaagggttcagtaaatgtcaattcatgagcaaaatgcaataGATAGAGGATATTGAGATCGAATGGAGCGGAGGTGTTTTTTGTGATAAGGGTTGAAAGAAAATGGGTAGTCGATAACAGTCAAGGTCatccaagttgaaatcaaagttatcttggCAAGTGTAGAAGCAGCCGCCCTCAAGGTCAATGCCataaactaaccaccacatttaaactcacaagttttctttgtttgaaataggaacaaagcagtgcaaacAAGTTGGTtcaaaaacaagaaaggaaaaaaagaaaaagaaaataaaagaaagaaaaaggaaaaagaagaagaagaagaagagaagagtcGACAAAggaaagtttctcaaatctttttcCTTACCTGTCTTGCTAGTGTGCATAAAATGTTGCATTGCTCTTcatatttttcctcctaggataaaagtcctagtctgatagattttcctcccaatcaaatcttagtctgatgaatttttctcctaagatagaaaacctagtctgatgaattttttcctaggatcaaaatcttagtttgatgaatctttctcctaagataagaaacctagtctgatgaattttctcctaggatagaaaatcttagtctgatgaatctttctcctaagataacaaaaaaaaggacatagtctgatgaactttctcctaggatcaaaatcttagtctgatgaacctttctcctaagataagagacctagtctgatgaattttctcataggattgaaatcttagtctgatgaatttttctcctaagatagaaggcctagtctgatgaactttctcctaggatcaaaatcatagtctgatgaacctttctcctaagatgagagacttagtctgatgatttctcctaggatagaaatcttagtctgatgaatttttctcctaagatagaagacctagtctgatgaactttctcctaggatataaatcttagtctgatgaatctttctcct
Proteins encoded:
- the LOC138868648 gene encoding uncharacterized protein translates to MASKDLDTGVVDPSREIVESESELNDEVQRLKQQMSEMCQAWANGQGPPLSYAFLEFTPISATTSLISLSNQFYPIRFSLYPNCMTIARTSVAYYQSVPLTTNQTTTIVMYFFTIPQPAVIEKSGRKIAPEEITQRLKSLEQQLKNIQGLAGQKSIAFKDLCMFPDVRLPLGFKNPKFEKYNGHGDPIAHLKRYCNQLRGAGGNEKFLMIYFRESLTGIASEWFMGQDTSCWYVSDDMAQAFVKQIQYNIDIAPDRNSLSNLKKKLTESFREYAIKWREHAARDSDTQNFAQNPLSAHDDAHFVRKMHGDREYENPLGNLLTEVNDIEIGEGPSNFDVQPNG